From the genome of Triticum aestivum cultivar Chinese Spring chromosome 3B, IWGSC CS RefSeq v2.1, whole genome shotgun sequence, one region includes:
- the LOC123065104 gene encoding peroxidase P7, translated as MGTLLARVAVVALAAAAAAVVVDGQMSPAFYDATCPALQSVVRRGMAQAVQKEARMGASILRLFFHDCFVNGCDASVLLDDTANFTGEKNAGPNANSLRGYEVIDAIKAQVEASCKATVSCADIVALAARDAVSLLGGPSWTVQLGRRDGRSASQNAANTNLPPPDARLADLLTRFSDKGLDARALTALSGAHTVGWARCTTFRTHIYNDTGNAAVDAAFATQIRAKACPSAGGDGNLAPLELRAPAAFDNGYFQDLVARRVLLRSDQELYGSGVGDGSTDALVRAYAANATLFAVDFAAAMVRMGNLALTGKNGEVRLNCRRVN; from the exons ATGGGGACGCTCCTGGCGCGCGTCGCCGTGGTTgctctcgcggcggcggcggccgctgtCGTCGTCGATGGCCAGATGTCGCCGGCGTTCTACGACGCCACGTGCCCGGCGCTGCAGTCCGTCGTGCGCCGCGGCATGGCGCAGGCCGTCCAGAAGGAGGCGCGCATGGGCGCGTCcatcctccgcctcttcttccacgactgcttcgtcaaT GGGTGCGACGCGTCCGTCTTGCTGGACGACACGGCCAACTTCACGGGGGAGAAGAACGCGGGGCCGAACGCCAACTCGTTGCGCGGATACGAGGTCATCGATGCCATCAAGGCGCAGGTCGAGGCTTCCTGCAAGGCcaccgtctcctgcgccgacatcgTCGCGCTCGCCGCCCGCGACGCCGTCAGCCTG CTCGGGGGGCCGAGCTGGACGGTGCAGCTGGGCCGGCGAGACGGGCGCTCGGCGAGCCAGAACGCGGCGAACACCAACCTGCCGCCGCCGGACGCGAGGCTCGCCGACCTCCTCACCAGGTTCAGCGACAAGGGCCTGGACGCGCGCGCCCTCACCGCGCTGTCCGGGGCGCACACCGTGGGCTGGGCCCGCTGCACCACCTTCCGCACGCACATCTACAACGACACCGGCAACGCGGCCGTGGACGCCGCCTTCGCCACGCAGATACGCGCCAAGGCCTGCCCTTCCGCCGGCGGCGACGGGAACCTCGCGCCGCTCGAGCTGCGCGCCCCCGCCGCATTCGACAACGGCTACTTCCAGGACCTCGTCGCCCGCCGCGTGCTCCTGCGCTCCGACCAGGAGCTCTACGGGAGCGGCGTCGGCGACGGCAGCACGGACGCGCTCGTGAGAGCCTACGCCGCCAACGCCACGCTCTTCGCGGTAGACTTCGCCGCCGCCATGGTGAGGATGGGCAACCTGGCGCTCACCGGGAAGAACGGCGAAGTCCGGCTAAACTGCCGGAGAGTGAACTGA